A stretch of Endozoicomonas sp. SCSIO W0465 DNA encodes these proteins:
- the recB gene encoding exodeoxyribonuclease V subunit beta has translation MSRTIATDQTDQTRLIPETLDPHALPLHGVRLIEASAGTGKTYTIANLYLRILLGHGSNKTQHETPLTVDQILVVTFTEAATGELRDRIRARIHQTRDAFIEGQSSDPFIQRLIRDMKQPAQCQALLLAAEQQMDEAAIFTIHGFCQRMLKQHAFESGTLFSSELITDTEPMLQLSAADYWRRNFYPLEKPLVKLLRNLWKTPNDLLGHLRSWLPLSDLKLAGDQVPESMDDFRTIYLAPARELKLLWQNDQDRITDLLRSCGLRKDRKPLKRLGDMTRFLASDDLIPNLDKDSWEIYGTEILQKSLLKTGKLPKHPIFRKIDEFLNLPLSLKEALQGLITRDALHHIKSQLTQLKTSRYQLSFDDLLTNLANALFAEDNAGELLAQAIRGQYRIAMIDEFQDTDPLQYRIFNKIYMEGGDPGVGLFMIGDPKQAIYAFRGADIFTYMQARQQVHSHYTLDTNWRSSDAMVSAVNTVFQHSATPFIYNDSIPFEPVHPSPGASQKRLYHEGAALPAMTLWLQKPNDGPTINAESYLDTMSQATATEINRLLSAADRGNCQIHNKERQTPLQPGDIAVLVRSGRHGQKIRKALAAQNIASIYLSNQDSVFTSREASDLEKILQACLHPTSERVLKAALATSLFHLDALALDALNVDEQAWESAVEEFTHYGELWRSKGILPMLRQLIFHRKIAEQLLSFQDGERRLTDLLHLGELLAAASLEQQGAPALTRWFSEQIIRPNHNANDQQLHLESERNLVKIITIHKSKGLEYKVVFIPFPCHLRKADSPLYHDPKTSETWLALTPSAEASALSEKERLAEDLRLLYVALTRSVYCCYLGMAPYKSGRASKEGKTDLHQTAIGYLLNQGSDIVSQDLSVLLEQMAGRCDHQQIVISAPPADTLPPYIPVDSQEPSLSARNFTGNIERNWWTTSYSALSRFSSHRSGSSADAGNEAPGFDTDAINEQHNARDNQQAEADPLSLFNFPKGAQPGTFMHSLFEELDMNALRSAEGDAYLNNFLVDSHARAGYGEEWLPATKGMLLTCLNAPLDGDNLRLINLPDSARRVEMEFYLPIEQLNPQSLNQLIAQHDPLSARAGELQFHRMKGMLKGFIDLTFEYQGRWYVLDYKSNWLGNNIIDYSRETMEKVMIEHRYDLQYQLYSLALHRLLRQRVPDYDYDQHVGGVIYLFLRGVQMDDPEQHGVFSHRPSFELINGLDQLFRGEDVISETKSGKDNEIANEKEELMKC, from the coding sequence ATGAGCCGGACAATAGCCACTGACCAGACTGACCAGACGCGTCTGATTCCGGAAACCTTGGACCCACACGCCTTGCCCCTGCATGGCGTTCGCCTGATAGAGGCCAGTGCCGGCACAGGCAAAACCTATACCATCGCGAATCTCTATCTTCGAATACTGCTGGGGCATGGCAGCAATAAGACACAACATGAAACCCCGTTAACCGTTGACCAGATACTGGTCGTTACCTTTACCGAAGCAGCCACCGGCGAGTTAAGGGACCGTATCCGGGCCAGAATTCACCAGACCCGGGATGCCTTTATTGAAGGCCAATCCAGTGATCCATTTATTCAGCGACTGATTCGGGACATGAAACAGCCAGCACAGTGCCAGGCGCTACTGCTGGCCGCAGAGCAGCAGATGGATGAAGCGGCAATTTTCACCATCCACGGCTTCTGCCAGCGCATGCTGAAACAGCACGCTTTTGAAAGTGGCACTCTGTTCTCCAGTGAGCTGATTACGGATACAGAGCCCATGTTGCAGCTGAGTGCAGCGGACTACTGGCGCCGGAATTTCTATCCCCTGGAAAAACCACTGGTGAAGCTGCTGCGCAACCTCTGGAAAACGCCCAACGACCTTCTGGGTCATTTGCGCAGCTGGCTGCCTCTGTCAGACCTGAAACTGGCCGGAGACCAGGTTCCGGAATCCATGGATGACTTCAGAACGATCTATCTGGCCCCGGCCAGAGAATTAAAATTACTCTGGCAAAACGATCAGGACAGGATCACAGACCTGTTAAGGAGCTGTGGCCTGCGCAAAGACCGCAAACCTCTGAAGCGACTGGGCGATATGACCCGGTTTCTTGCCTCTGATGATCTGATTCCCAATCTGGATAAAGACAGCTGGGAGATCTACGGCACGGAAATATTGCAAAAAAGTCTGTTAAAGACCGGAAAATTACCGAAACACCCCATTTTCCGGAAAATTGATGAGTTCCTGAATTTACCGCTATCCCTGAAGGAGGCGCTTCAGGGCCTGATCACCCGGGATGCATTGCATCATATCAAATCCCAGCTGACACAATTGAAAACCAGCCGTTATCAGCTTTCCTTTGATGATCTGCTGACCAATCTGGCCAACGCCCTGTTTGCTGAAGATAATGCCGGTGAACTGCTGGCCCAGGCGATTCGCGGTCAGTATCGCATTGCGATGATTGATGAATTTCAGGATACCGACCCTCTGCAGTATCGCATTTTCAACAAGATCTACATGGAAGGCGGTGACCCCGGCGTTGGCCTGTTTATGATCGGCGATCCCAAGCAGGCCATCTACGCCTTCCGTGGCGCCGATATTTTCACCTATATGCAGGCCAGGCAACAGGTACACAGCCATTACACGCTGGATACCAACTGGCGCTCCAGCGATGCCATGGTGTCTGCGGTTAATACGGTATTCCAGCATTCGGCCACGCCCTTTATCTACAACGACAGCATACCTTTTGAGCCCGTTCATCCATCACCAGGTGCCTCACAGAAACGCCTTTATCATGAGGGAGCAGCCCTACCCGCAATGACCCTGTGGCTGCAGAAGCCAAATGATGGACCAACCATCAATGCCGAAAGTTATCTGGATACCATGAGCCAGGCAACTGCGACCGAGATCAATCGCCTGCTTTCAGCTGCCGACCGTGGGAACTGCCAAATTCACAATAAAGAACGGCAAACACCGTTACAACCCGGAGATATTGCCGTACTGGTCCGCAGTGGTCGACATGGTCAGAAGATTCGTAAAGCCCTGGCCGCACAGAATATCGCCAGTATTTACCTGAGCAACCAGGACTCGGTATTTACTTCACGGGAAGCGTCTGACCTGGAGAAAATACTTCAGGCATGCCTGCACCCCACCAGCGAGCGAGTATTGAAAGCGGCGCTGGCAACCTCGCTTTTCCATCTTGACGCTCTGGCTCTGGACGCACTGAATGTTGATGAGCAAGCCTGGGAAAGCGCAGTAGAAGAGTTCACGCACTATGGCGAACTCTGGCGGAGCAAAGGTATCCTGCCGATGTTGCGGCAACTGATCTTCCACCGGAAAATTGCCGAGCAACTGCTCTCATTCCAGGATGGCGAGCGCCGTCTGACCGACCTGCTGCACCTGGGCGAGCTACTGGCGGCTGCCAGCCTTGAACAGCAGGGAGCACCCGCCCTGACCCGCTGGTTTTCCGAGCAGATCATCAGACCGAATCACAACGCCAATGATCAGCAGTTGCATCTGGAGAGCGAGCGGAATCTGGTCAAGATCATCACCATCCATAAGTCCAAAGGCCTGGAATATAAAGTGGTCTTTATCCCTTTTCCATGCCACCTGCGTAAAGCGGATTCCCCCCTTTACCATGATCCGAAAACCAGTGAAACCTGGCTGGCATTAACACCCTCCGCAGAAGCTTCAGCCCTTTCCGAAAAGGAGCGACTTGCGGAAGACCTGCGCCTGCTCTACGTTGCCCTGACCCGCTCGGTCTACTGCTGCTACCTGGGCATGGCCCCCTACAAATCAGGAAGAGCCAGTAAAGAGGGTAAAACGGACCTGCATCAGACTGCGATTGGTTATTTGCTTAATCAAGGCTCGGACATTGTCAGTCAGGATCTCAGCGTTTTGCTGGAGCAAATGGCCGGGCGCTGTGATCATCAACAGATCGTGATTTCTGCACCACCAGCAGACACCTTGCCACCGTATATTCCAGTGGACTCACAAGAACCATCGTTAAGCGCCCGTAATTTCACAGGAAACATTGAGAGAAACTGGTGGACCACCAGCTACTCAGCGCTTTCACGGTTTTCATCACATCGTTCCGGATCATCGGCAGATGCCGGTAATGAAGCGCCAGGCTTTGATACGGATGCCATCAATGAACAACATAATGCCCGGGATAACCAGCAGGCTGAAGCAGACCCTTTAAGCCTGTTCAATTTTCCCAAAGGGGCTCAACCGGGAACGTTCATGCACAGCCTGTTTGAAGAACTGGATATGAACGCATTACGTTCTGCAGAAGGTGACGCCTATCTAAACAATTTTCTGGTTGATAGCCACGCCCGGGCCGGTTATGGCGAAGAGTGGCTGCCAGCCACCAAAGGTATGCTGCTAACTTGCCTCAATGCGCCACTGGATGGAGACAACCTTCGTCTTATCAATCTGCCAGATTCCGCTCGACGGGTTGAAATGGAATTTTACCTGCCTATCGAACAGCTTAACCCGCAGAGCCTTAATCAACTGATTGCTCAACACGACCCTCTCAGTGCCAGGGCCGGAGAACTGCAATTCCATCGAATGAAAGGCATGCTAAAAGGTTTTATTGACCTGACCTTTGAATATCAGGGGCGCTGGTATGTGCTCGATTACAAGTCAAACTGGCTGGGCAATAACATCATTGATTATTCCAGGGAGACCATGGAAAAAGTCATGATAGAGCATCGATACGACCTCCAATACCAGCTGTACTCTCTGGCGCTGCACCGTCTGCTCAGGCAACGTGTACCGGATTATGATTATGACCAGCACGTCGGTGGTGTCATTTACCTGTTTCTGCGTGGGGTACAGATGGATGATCCTGAGCAACACGGCGTATTTAGCCATAGGCCCTCTTTTGAACTCATCAATGGCCTGGATCAGCTATTCAGGGGTGAGGACGTTATTAGCGAAACAAAAAGTGGCAAAGATAATGAGATAGCTAATGAAAAAGAGGAGCTGATGAAATGCTAA
- the recC gene encoding exodeoxyribonuclease V subunit gamma translates to MLTIYHSNHLDVLKDLLVELFCQSPPAPPLEDEQILVQSPGMAQWLRLELAKGLGIAAGINFPLPASFLWQMYTRILPDVPRRSAFNKESMTWKLMDLLDSLKHDPDFLSLSQYLASDDDDIRKFQLSGKIADIFDQYLVYRPDWILDWEQENDTSLITSDQPWQPKLWRALVTRTAELGQSPWHRANMHHRFLQAMANTNRSSQLPERLFVFGISALPPHFVESIEAMSSQCDIHLMVANPCQHYWGDERDPKYLRKLAARKLLDRKKQSNKHQRSEKSWFSKDGLSLDNLDSIGNPILGSMGKLGRDYFHQLHGLNAFDIDVFVSDHKDTLLGNLQKDIFELHDRTAQEQQTRRKTDDSLQFHSCHSPLREVEVLYDHLLDLFARNPELTPKDIVIMLPDIDSYAPWIQAVFGGIDDHRRIPYAISDVSAKSEHPVLSAFLKLLELDKSRCSAPELMELLEVPAIQQRFNLATGELDILRQWTHESGIRWGLTPAHQTRFDLPELQANSWLFGIKRMLLGYAMPENTGVYGDILPLDAVQGMNAILAGYLARFIDNAEQLLNELDNTRSIEQWIRFTHQLLDRFFLTRSEDDESALRLVNETLSHLYEQLQEAGYNQPLSRSVFISYLTERLTQERSSQRFLAGQVNFCTLMPMRSIPFKVVCLLGMNDGAYPRSIAPAGFDLIARHGRRGDRSRRVDDRYLFLEALLSAQDALYISYVGRRIQDNSERIPSVLVTELLNYCEQGFGLKSNQLVIEHPLQPFSHRNFLNQPESARAGDNFYSYIHEWLPAARRNEERPAQFIQARLPNEEEVNFSEVELAELLRFYNNPCRYFFNRRLKVYFSVQDQALEETETFAMEPLKNYQLKVGILDSLINKEAPERLIRRLQSTGDLPHSAFGQILLDEQIKDLTPMADRLSVQLESIAEDREVNLHITSPEFCHNPVHLTGWLKGFTAPGMLRYRPAGFKGKDLIRSWIEHLCQCMTGNPTVTRIHDPEQERLLPVIPKQEAEQHLTTLIHYFHMGQNLPLPWFPETGYSWLKAAPDDNPDKAEQAAKKAFAGDDFHLRGECSDDYILRVYPELASIFTEMTGLTRAILAPAFDCLQGVQP, encoded by the coding sequence GTGCTGACCATATACCATTCAAATCATCTGGATGTTCTCAAAGACCTTCTGGTCGAGCTTTTTTGCCAATCCCCTCCGGCACCCCCCCTGGAAGATGAACAAATTCTGGTGCAGAGCCCGGGCATGGCCCAATGGCTCAGGCTGGAACTGGCGAAAGGACTGGGTATAGCAGCGGGTATCAATTTTCCTTTGCCTGCCAGTTTCCTCTGGCAAATGTATACCCGTATCCTGCCAGACGTTCCCCGCCGATCTGCCTTTAATAAAGAGTCCATGACCTGGAAGCTGATGGATCTCCTCGACTCTCTGAAACACGACCCGGACTTCTTATCATTATCCCAATATCTTGCCAGCGATGACGACGACATTCGAAAATTTCAACTGTCAGGTAAAATAGCAGATATTTTTGACCAGTACCTTGTCTATCGCCCTGACTGGATTCTCGACTGGGAACAGGAGAATGACACCTCCTTAATTACCTCTGACCAACCCTGGCAGCCAAAATTGTGGCGAGCCCTGGTCACAAGAACCGCTGAACTGGGTCAATCTCCGTGGCATAGGGCCAATATGCACCATCGCTTCCTTCAGGCAATGGCCAATACGAACAGAAGTTCGCAGCTGCCGGAAAGATTGTTTGTTTTTGGTATTTCGGCTCTTCCACCACACTTTGTCGAATCCATTGAGGCCATGTCCAGCCAGTGCGATATCCACTTAATGGTCGCTAACCCCTGTCAGCACTATTGGGGAGATGAACGGGACCCAAAATATCTGCGCAAGCTGGCAGCCCGCAAACTGCTGGACCGAAAAAAACAGAGCAACAAGCACCAAAGAAGCGAGAAAAGCTGGTTCAGCAAGGACGGTCTATCCCTGGACAACCTGGACTCGATTGGCAATCCAATCCTGGGCTCAATGGGTAAACTTGGTCGTGACTACTTTCACCAACTGCATGGACTGAATGCTTTTGATATTGACGTATTTGTCAGTGACCACAAGGACACCCTGCTGGGAAATCTGCAAAAGGACATTTTTGAACTGCATGATCGAACAGCGCAGGAACAACAGACCCGGCGAAAAACCGATGACTCTTTGCAGTTTCATAGCTGCCATAGTCCACTCAGAGAGGTGGAAGTACTTTATGACCACCTTCTTGATCTGTTTGCAAGGAACCCGGAGCTGACGCCCAAAGATATTGTCATTATGCTGCCGGATATCGACAGCTATGCCCCCTGGATTCAAGCCGTATTTGGCGGCATCGATGATCACCGCCGTATTCCCTATGCTATTTCAGATGTCAGCGCAAAAAGTGAGCACCCTGTTCTTTCGGCATTCCTCAAACTTCTGGAGCTGGATAAAAGTCGCTGCTCTGCCCCGGAGCTTATGGAGCTGTTGGAAGTACCCGCCATCCAACAACGTTTCAATCTGGCCACAGGTGAGCTGGACATTCTGAGACAATGGACCCATGAGTCTGGTATACGCTGGGGTTTAACCCCGGCCCACCAAACCCGGTTTGACCTGCCGGAGTTGCAGGCCAACTCGTGGTTATTCGGGATCAAAAGGATGCTGCTGGGCTATGCCATGCCTGAAAATACAGGAGTCTATGGCGACATTTTGCCGTTGGATGCGGTTCAGGGAATGAATGCCATACTGGCGGGCTATCTGGCCAGGTTTATTGACAACGCTGAGCAATTGCTCAATGAATTGGACAACACGCGATCCATTGAGCAATGGATCCGGTTCACTCATCAACTGCTTGATCGCTTTTTCCTTACCCGGTCGGAAGATGACGAATCAGCACTCAGACTGGTCAATGAAACACTATCCCATCTTTATGAACAGCTGCAGGAAGCGGGGTATAACCAACCACTATCACGAAGTGTATTTATCAGTTATCTGACAGAGCGGCTGACTCAGGAGCGCAGCAGTCAGCGATTCCTGGCAGGCCAGGTTAATTTTTGCACATTGATGCCCATGCGCTCCATCCCCTTCAAAGTTGTCTGCCTGCTGGGTATGAATGACGGTGCTTATCCCCGCAGTATTGCCCCGGCCGGATTTGACCTGATCGCCCGGCATGGCAGGCGCGGTGACCGCTCCCGTCGGGTAGACGACCGTTATCTTTTCCTGGAAGCGCTGCTCTCTGCCCAGGATGCGCTGTACATCAGCTATGTGGGACGACGGATACAGGATAACAGTGAAAGAATACCATCCGTGCTGGTTACCGAGCTGCTCAACTACTGCGAGCAGGGTTTTGGCCTTAAATCAAACCAGTTGGTTATCGAACACCCTCTGCAGCCGTTCAGCCACAGAAATTTCCTGAATCAGCCTGAATCAGCCCGGGCAGGGGACAATTTTTACAGCTACATCCATGAGTGGTTACCTGCAGCCCGTCGCAACGAAGAAAGGCCGGCTCAATTTATTCAAGCTCGCTTGCCAAATGAAGAGGAAGTTAACTTCAGTGAAGTAGAGCTTGCCGAACTACTGAGATTTTACAACAACCCATGCCGCTATTTTTTTAACCGCCGCCTGAAAGTCTATTTCTCAGTTCAGGACCAGGCCCTGGAGGAGACTGAAACGTTCGCCATGGAGCCACTGAAGAACTACCAACTGAAAGTCGGAATACTTGACAGCCTGATTAACAAAGAAGCACCGGAACGCCTGATCAGGAGGCTTCAATCCACCGGTGATCTGCCGCACTCCGCTTTTGGGCAGATCCTGCTGGATGAGCAGATAAAAGACCTTACCCCAATGGCTGACAGATTAAGCGTTCAACTGGAGAGTATTGCGGAAGACCGGGAAGTCAACCTGCATATCACCTCCCCGGAATTTTGCCACAACCCGGTTCATCTGACCGGCTGGCTCAAAGGCTTTACGGCACCCGGCATGCTACGCTACCGCCCTGCCGGTTTTAAAGGCAAAGATCTGATCAGGAGCTGGATTGAGCACCTGTGTCAATGCATGACCGGTAATCCAACTGTGACCCGTATTCATGACCCGGAGCAAGAGCGCCTATTACCGGTCATCCCGAAACAGGAAGCAGAACAGCACCTGACCACACTGATTCATTACTTCCATATGGGTCAGAACCTGCCGCTTCCCTGGTTTCCGGAGACTGGCTACAGTTGGCTAAAAGCCGCTCCGGACGACAACCCGGACAAAGCAGAACAAGCCGCAAAAAAAGCCTTTGCCGGCGATGACTTCCATTTGCGGGGAGAGTGCAGTGATGACTATATACTGCGGGTCTACCCTGAGCTGGCATCCATATTCACTGAAATGACCGGCCTTACCAGAGCAATTCTGGCCCCTGCGTTTGACTGTTTGCAGGGGGTACAGCCATGA